The Faecalibacter sp. LW9 genome has a segment encoding these proteins:
- a CDS encoding TonB-dependent receptor plug domain-containing protein produces the protein MQSFSPNTSGAFGYNAGNTFGDGSDNTFSNANYGFDLREVPTNNIEEIKVIQGVAPAKYGDMTSGLVLIQTKVGETPYRASISMRDATSEYNLSKGFRLSSRNFINAQANFLQSNSDPRNSLTKYNRINGNLSWKTNNLSSTLTNTLSANISYRADELKEDPDDFANAKVKDDRTSIRISNNLKWNLKKDWIDTFNVDANFNYEKSNSYKEEWRNVGNAAITTSTEEGIHQAIIIPAQYFYNMNVEGIPISSYLNIEGNKSITTKNEWIHTLSVGISTRTSSNQGRGRYTTGNGVPNYLTLSGSGGSLGYRDYNFRNAKTVFQFSAYAEDQITKYYADNVVLKLDVGVRYENQLGFSSLQPRINTSYAFNKFFRLRGGFGMASKTPSLNQLYTGKRYYDYLLGDGIYSVPGTGLIGWIQTFELPGDNPNLKPIRSMNSEFGTDLNFKFGTLNVTGFYNKMTDGISSVKDPFYRTVAEIALNDTTTPALYTVVGEKNIGFFSSELRNNLKSEDLGVEAFMTFNRIKPLNLDIQLNASYIQTKNSPNKIDYEASSVQSEPEKYAVYKALNTKTDQLTLGSNFNYHLRKVGLLMSLRTEHILLMNHNRNQNRYPIGYLDGQMQYHAIPVQDQTNTDLYGHLIKTQVKGSESLQNAIHNVHLRLSKDFMNGFKVSVYTTNVFGLKPTYYNSNGVKLLYPIAQFSLGGKLEYSF, from the coding sequence ATGCAGTCCTTTTCTCCTAATACTTCCGGTGCATTTGGATATAATGCTGGAAATACTTTTGGAGATGGTTCGGATAATACATTTTCGAACGCTAATTATGGTTTTGATTTACGTGAAGTTCCTACCAATAATATAGAAGAAATTAAAGTAATACAAGGTGTAGCTCCGGCAAAATATGGAGATATGACATCTGGTCTGGTTTTAATTCAAACGAAAGTTGGTGAGACTCCATATCGTGCATCAATCTCAATGCGTGATGCGACATCTGAATATAATCTTTCTAAAGGTTTTAGATTAAGTTCTCGTAACTTTATTAATGCACAAGCTAACTTTTTACAATCTAATTCTGATCCAAGAAATAGTTTAACAAAATACAATCGTATCAATGGAAATTTATCTTGGAAAACGAACAACCTATCTTCTACTCTAACTAATACATTGTCCGCTAATATTAGTTATCGAGCAGATGAATTAAAGGAAGATCCTGATGACTTTGCAAATGCTAAAGTTAAAGATGATCGTACATCTATTCGTATTTCAAATAACTTAAAATGGAATTTGAAAAAAGATTGGATTGATACTTTCAATGTAGATGCTAATTTTAATTATGAAAAGTCAAACTCATATAAAGAAGAATGGCGAAACGTAGGTAACGCAGCTATCACAACTTCTACTGAAGAAGGTATTCACCAAGCAATAATTATTCCTGCACAATATTTTTATAATATGAATGTGGAAGGTATTCCGATTTCAAGTTACTTAAATATAGAAGGAAATAAATCCATTACGACAAAAAATGAATGGATTCATACTTTATCTGTCGGTATTTCTACAAGAACAAGTTCCAATCAAGGTCGTGGACGATATACAACAGGTAACGGAGTACCAAATTACTTAACATTAAGTGGTTCTGGTGGATCATTAGGTTATCGTGATTATAACTTTAGAAATGCAAAAACTGTATTTCAATTCTCGGCTTATGCTGAAGATCAAATTACAAAATATTATGCAGACAATGTAGTATTAAAATTAGATGTAGGTGTACGTTACGAGAATCAATTAGGTTTCTCAAGTTTACAACCTCGTATTAATACTTCATATGCATTCAATAAATTTTTTCGCTTAAGAGGTGGATTTGGTATGGCGAGTAAAACTCCGTCTTTAAATCAATTATATACAGGGAAAAGATACTATGATTATTTATTAGGAGATGGAATTTATTCAGTACCTGGAACTGGATTAATCGGATGGATTCAGACATTTGAATTACCTGGTGATAATCCAAATCTTAAGCCTATTCGTTCGATGAATTCAGAATTCGGTACTGATTTAAATTTCAAATTCGGTACGTTGAATGTAACAGGATTCTACAACAAAATGACAGATGGAATTTCTTCTGTGAAAGATCCATTCTATCGTACGGTGGCAGAAATTGCACTAAACGATACAACGACACCAGCTTTATACACTGTTGTAGGAGAAAAAAACATTGGTTTCTTTAGTTCAGAATTAAGAAATAATTTAAAATCTGAAGATTTAGGTGTTGAAGCGTTTATGACGTTCAATCGAATTAAGCCTTTAAACTTGGATATTCAATTAAATGCCTCTTACATTCAGACTAAAAACTCACCGAATAAGATTGATTATGAAGCTTCTTCTGTACAATCCGAACCAGAAAAATATGCCGTTTATAAGGCTTTAAATACCAAAACGGATCAATTAACTTTAGGATCTAATTTTAATTATCATTTACGAAAAGTTGGTCTTTTAATGTCTTTAAGAACGGAACATATTTTGTTGATGAATCATAACAGAAATCAAAACAGATATCCAATTGGCTATTTAGATGGCCAAATGCAATATCATGCGATTCCAGTTCAAGATCAAACAAATACTGACTTATACGGTCACTTAATTAAGACTCAAGTAAAAGGAAGCGAAAGTCTTCAAAATGCTATACATAATGTGCATTTAAGACTATCTAAAGACTTTATGAATGGTTTCAAAGTTTCGGTCTATACCACGAATGTATTCGGTCTTAAACCGACGTATTACAATTCAAATGGGGTAAAATTATTGTACCCTATCGCTCAATTTTCTCTTGGTGGAAAATTAGAGTATTCATTTTAA
- the fumC gene encoding class II fumarate hydratase, translating to MEYRIEKDTMGEVKVPADKYWGAQTERSRNNFKIGPSASMPKEIIEGFAYLKKAAAYANAELGVLPVEKRDAIAAVCDEILAGKLDGEFPLVIWQTGSGTQSNMNVNEVIANRAQVLAGGKIGEGEPVLKANDDVNKSQSSNDTYPTGMHIAAYKAVVEVTIPGVEQLRDTLAKKSAEFMNVVKIGRTHLMDATPLTLGQELSGYVAQLNHGLKALKNTLAHLSELALGGTAVGTGLNTPAGYDVLVAKYIAEFTGHPFVTAENKFEALAAHDAIVETHGALKQLAVSLNKIANDIRMLASGPRSGIGEILIPENEPGSSIMPGKVNPTQCEALTMVAAQVMGNDVAITIGGTQGHYELNVFKPLMAANFLQSARLIGDACVSFDEHCAQGIEPNYKRIKELVDNSLMLVTALNTKIGYYKAAEIAQTAHKNNSTLKETAIALGYVTAEEFDEWVKPEDMVGSLK from the coding sequence ATGGAATATAGAATTGAGAAAGACACCATGGGGGAAGTTAAAGTTCCTGCTGACAAATATTGGGGTGCTCAAACAGAACGTTCAAGAAATAACTTTAAAATTGGTCCATCGGCTTCAATGCCAAAAGAGATCATTGAAGGGTTCGCATATTTAAAGAAAGCTGCTGCTTACGCAAATGCTGAATTAGGTGTTTTACCAGTTGAAAAAAGAGATGCAATTGCAGCCGTTTGTGATGAAATCTTAGCAGGTAAATTAGATGGTGAATTTCCATTAGTAATCTGGCAAACAGGTTCAGGAACACAATCAAACATGAACGTGAATGAAGTTATTGCTAACCGTGCTCAAGTATTAGCAGGTGGTAAAATTGGTGAAGGTGAGCCAGTTTTAAAAGCAAATGACGATGTAAACAAATCTCAGTCTTCTAATGATACTTACCCAACAGGTATGCACATTGCTGCTTACAAAGCTGTTGTAGAAGTAACAATTCCAGGTGTAGAACAATTACGTGATACTTTAGCAAAAAAATCTGCTGAATTCATGAACGTTGTAAAAATTGGTCGTACACACTTAATGGATGCTACTCCTTTAACTTTAGGTCAAGAATTATCTGGATATGTAGCGCAATTGAACCATGGTTTAAAAGCGTTAAAAAATACATTAGCTCACTTATCTGAATTAGCTTTAGGTGGTACAGCTGTAGGTACAGGATTAAACACACCTGCTGGTTATGATGTATTAGTAGCGAAATACATTGCAGAATTTACAGGTCACCCATTTGTAACTGCTGAAAACAAATTCGAAGCTTTAGCTGCACACGATGCGATTGTTGAAACTCACGGAGCATTAAAACAATTAGCAGTTTCTTTAAATAAAATTGCGAATGATATCCGTATGTTAGCATCAGGACCTCGTTCAGGTATTGGAGAAATCTTAATTCCAGAAAATGAGCCAGGATCTTCTATCATGCCAGGTAAAGTTAACCCTACACAATGTGAAGCTTTAACAATGGTTGCTGCTCAAGTAATGGGTAACGATGTTGCCATTACAATTGGTGGTACACAAGGTCACTACGAATTAAACGTATTCAAACCTTTAATGGCAGCTAATTTCTTACAATCAGCTCGTTTAATTGGAGATGCTTGTGTTTCTTTCGACGAGCACTGTGCACAAGGTATTGAGCCAAACTATAAACGTATTAAAGAATTAGTAGATAATTCATTAATGTTAGTAACCGCTTTAAATACTAAAATTGGATATTACAAAGCGGCTGAGATTGCTCAAACAGCGCACAAAAATAACTCAACATTAAAAGAAACTGCAATTGCATTAGGATATGTAACTGCGGAAGAATTTGACGAATGGGTTAAACCAGAAGATATGGTTGGTTCTTTAAAATAA
- a CDS encoding OmpA family protein: MKRIILLLSTTILLCSCNKSENTTDNNTNDEILNDSIKVSNSFSIEEIPFVTNEIGDFPFFSLPENIVEMNKPLIRDFDVIYFPIKDQYLPIEGKVYKANIRGTREVPFSQHYFIKSFEDYLTSIGAVKVFDGKLTKENYENRKENDPNIGDEGDIGYGDEAVKCFVIRTKDKGNIYVQFSADNASGKLNILQEGKLNQTIKKISADDIVKDLNEKGKSILYINFDLDKSNVTSDGKEIINQISEALKKDNSLKISIEGHTDNSGDGNHNKKLSNDRANSVMNNLIEVGIDKNRLSAKGFGAENPLFANDSEENKAKNRRVELIKL; this comes from the coding sequence ATGAAAAGAATAATTTTATTACTTAGTACGACTATTTTATTATGTTCATGTAATAAATCTGAAAACACTACTGATAATAATACTAATGACGAAATTTTAAATGACAGCATTAAAGTTTCAAATTCATTTTCTATAGAAGAAATTCCATTTGTTACGAATGAAATTGGTGATTTTCCATTTTTTTCGCTTCCTGAAAATATTGTGGAAATGAACAAACCTTTAATTAGAGATTTTGATGTAATTTATTTTCCAATAAAAGATCAATATCTACCAATTGAAGGGAAAGTTTACAAAGCAAATATTAGAGGTACAAGAGAAGTTCCTTTTTCGCAACATTATTTTATAAAAAGTTTCGAAGACTATTTAACATCAATTGGCGCAGTGAAAGTTTTTGATGGTAAATTAACAAAAGAGAATTATGAAAATAGAAAGGAAAATGATCCCAATATTGGAGATGAAGGAGATATAGGTTATGGTGATGAAGCTGTAAAATGCTTTGTTATTCGTACAAAAGATAAAGGAAATATTTATGTGCAATTCTCTGCAGACAACGCTTCAGGTAAACTTAATATTTTACAAGAAGGGAAATTAAATCAGACGATTAAGAAAATTTCGGCAGATGATATTGTAAAGGATTTAAATGAAAAAGGTAAATCTATTTTATATATTAATTTTGATTTAGATAAATCTAACGTTACAAGTGATGGAAAAGAGATTATTAATCAAATTTCAGAAGCTTTAAAAAAGGACAATTCTTTAAAAATTTCTATCGAAGGTCATACAGATAATTCCGGTGATGGAAATCATAATAAAAAATTATCTAATGATCGTGCAAATTCGGTTATGAATAATTTGATTGAAGTTGGTATTGATAAAAATAGACTTTCTGCAAAAGGTTTTGGTGCAGAAAATCCTTTATTTGCTAATGATTCTGAAGAAAACAAAGCTAAAAATAGAAGAGTAGAGTTAATTAAATTATAA
- the pafA gene encoding alkaline phosphatase PafA, with the protein MKLNKTFLSVLGLFASLSAYAQTPTEKPKLVVGIVVDQMRWDYLYRYQDRYTNDGFKRLLNEGFSNENTYIPYVPTYTAIGHSTIYTGSVPAIHGIAGNDFIIQATGQDMYCTQDDEVNGVGATSKAGKMSPKNLLVSTVTDQLKLSNNFRSKVYGVSLKDRGGILPAGHFADAAFWFDGESGNWITSTFYMNELPKWLKKFNEKKLTEKYLDQWNTLYPIDTYVQSEKEGNTYRANYKGNDKMTFPYDLKAMSKENGLGLIRSTPFGNTLTKDIALAIIENEKLGKNEKGITDFLAVSFSSTDYVGHQFSPNTIETEDTYLRLDKDLGEMFTYLDKNIGKGEYLVFLTADHGGAHNPKYIQDKKGNAGYFQTSTVKKDLNTFLENKFDAKDIVRSLSNYQVHLNYSVIASNDLDEDEIKEEIVKFMRKVEGVAFAVDMDRLGEASIPALIKERMINGYNRKRSGAINYILEPQWYGGKQNAGGTTHGTWGSYDAHIPFVLMGWGIKRGKNYNPVHMTDIAPTVAALLQIEEPNGNIGKPVVEVLK; encoded by the coding sequence ATGAAATTGAATAAAACATTTTTAAGTGTTTTAGGACTTTTTGCAAGTTTATCCGCTTATGCACAAACACCAACAGAAAAACCAAAGTTAGTTGTAGGTATTGTTGTTGATCAAATGCGTTGGGATTACCTGTACCGTTATCAAGACCGTTATACAAATGATGGTTTCAAACGACTGTTAAACGAAGGATTCTCCAATGAAAATACCTATATTCCTTACGTACCTACTTATACAGCAATTGGTCATAGTACCATCTATACTGGCTCTGTTCCAGCGATACACGGTATTGCAGGAAATGATTTTATCATCCAAGCAACTGGACAAGATATGTATTGTACACAAGATGATGAGGTAAATGGTGTAGGTGCTACTTCCAAAGCAGGAAAAATGTCACCTAAAAACCTTTTGGTTTCTACAGTCACGGATCAATTGAAATTATCCAATAACTTTCGATCGAAAGTTTACGGTGTTTCTCTAAAAGATCGTGGTGGAATATTACCCGCAGGTCATTTTGCTGATGCTGCGTTTTGGTTTGATGGAGAATCTGGAAATTGGATTACAAGTACCTTTTATATGAATGAATTACCGAAATGGTTAAAGAAATTCAATGAAAAAAAATTAACTGAAAAGTATTTGGATCAATGGAATACGTTATACCCAATTGATACGTATGTACAAAGTGAAAAAGAAGGAAATACATATCGTGCAAATTATAAAGGAAATGATAAAATGACTTTTCCTTATGATTTAAAAGCAATGTCTAAAGAGAATGGTTTAGGACTAATACGTTCAACACCCTTCGGAAATACTTTAACAAAAGATATAGCTTTAGCTATCATTGAGAATGAAAAGCTTGGTAAAAATGAAAAAGGTATCACAGATTTCCTAGCTGTTAGTTTTTCTTCAACAGATTATGTAGGTCATCAATTTTCTCCAAATACGATTGAAACAGAAGATACTTACCTACGTCTAGATAAAGATCTAGGTGAAATGTTTACTTATTTAGATAAAAATATAGGTAAAGGTGAATATCTAGTTTTCTTAACAGCTGATCACGGAGGTGCACATAATCCTAAATATATTCAAGATAAAAAAGGAAATGCAGGTTACTTTCAAACTTCTACAGTTAAAAAAGATTTAAATACTTTTTTAGAAAATAAATTTGATGCTAAAGATATCGTTCGATCATTATCTAATTATCAAGTGCATTTAAATTATTCTGTTATTGCTTCTAATGATTTAGATGAAGACGAAATTAAAGAGGAAATTGTAAAGTTTATGCGTAAAGTCGAAGGCGTTGCATTTGCTGTAGATATGGATCGTCTTGGCGAAGCTTCTATCCCAGCACTGATTAAAGAACGTATGATTAATGGATATAATCGTAAACGTTCGGGAGCTATCAATTATATCCTTGAGCCTCAATGGTATGGCGGAAAACAAAATGCTGGTGGAACTACACACGGAACTTGGGGATCTTACGATGCGCATATTCCTTTTGTTTTAATGGGTTGGGGAATTAAGCGTGGAAAAAACTATAATCCAGTGCATATGACCGATATCGCGCCAACTGTTGCAGCACTACTTCAAATTGAAGAACCAAACGGAAACATTGGAAAACCTGTTGTTGAAGTTTTAAAATAA
- a CDS encoding SRPBCC domain-containing protein, with protein sequence MIGNTVTKTKEYKCTIKELWYALTNPDALKDWFFEVKGFELVQGDVFEFYAGKYLHECEIKDIFLYHKLIFSWRYPIYPGESTVTFILNPINDGEKTQLELIHDGIATFPANDPYFSYASFEAGWEEVLEIALREYVEYKE encoded by the coding sequence ATGATAGGAAATACAGTTACAAAGACAAAAGAGTACAAATGTACCATCAAAGAATTATGGTATGCATTAACTAATCCTGATGCTTTAAAAGATTGGTTTTTTGAAGTCAAGGGATTTGAATTGGTTCAAGGAGATGTTTTTGAATTCTATGCTGGTAAATATTTGCATGAGTGTGAGATTAAAGACATTTTTTTGTACCATAAATTGATATTTTCTTGGCGATATCCTATATATCCTGGAGAATCTACGGTGACATTTATTTTAAATCCAATTAATGATGGAGAAAAGACCCAATTAGAACTTATTCATGACGGTATCGCTACATTTCCAGCGAACGATCCTTATTTTTCGTATGCAAGTTTTGAGGCAGGATGGGAAGAAGTATTAGAAATTGCCCTTCGCGAATATGTCGAATACAAGGAATAG
- a CDS encoding carboxypeptidase-like regulatory domain-containing protein — MKKGFITLGLLLGTITSLQAQKIITGKIVDENNKPLSNVLVQEPISKKWTHTKKDGTYAIEVSSDQTTLIISQLGKDIQEINHKWDARSTRLFCQSSVWDIDCIK, encoded by the coding sequence ATGAAAAAAGGGTTTATTACATTAGGTTTATTATTAGGAACGATTACTAGTTTGCAAGCTCAGAAAATTATTACAGGAAAAATAGTTGATGAGAACAATAAACCATTATCTAATGTATTGGTTCAAGAACCAATTAGTAAAAAATGGACACATACGAAAAAAGATGGGACATATGCTATTGAGGTTTCTTCCGATCAAACAACTTTAATTATATCTCAATTGGGTAAAGATATCCAAGAAATAAATCACAAATGGGACGCAAGATCGACAAGATTATTTTGCCAATCGAGCGTTTGGGACATCGATTGTATTAAATGA
- the ffh gene encoding signal recognition particle protein produces MFQSLQDKLDKALHTLKGKGQITEINVAETIKEVRRALVDADVSYKVAKDFTDTVKKKALGADVLTSLNPSQLMVKIVHDELTELMGGKQADLVSDGNPAIILIAGLQGSGKTTFSGKLANYLKTSRNKKVLLVAGDVYRPAAINQLQVLGEQIGVDVFADLENKNPVEIAQNALAQAKQNGNNVVIIDTAGRLAIDEQMMDEIRRVHQTVQPTETLFVVDSMTGQDAVNTAKAFNDVLDYNGVVLTKLDGDTRGGAALTIRTVVDKPIKFISTGEKMEALDIFYPERMADRILGMGDVVSLVERAQAQFDEEEAKRLQKKIAKNSFDFDDFLKQIQQIKRMGNMKDLIGMIPGAGKALKDVEINDDAFKGVEAIIHSMTPKERQNPKIIDNSRKKRIAAGSGTSLQEVNQLLKQFSEMGKMMKFMNSSQGKSMMEKMAKNMPAGGFPGMPGGMPKM; encoded by the coding sequence ATGTTTCAAAGTCTTCAAGATAAATTAGACAAAGCTTTACATACCTTAAAAGGAAAAGGACAGATTACAGAAATTAACGTTGCTGAAACGATTAAAGAGGTGAGAAGAGCCCTTGTGGATGCTGATGTTAGTTACAAAGTGGCGAAAGATTTTACAGATACTGTAAAGAAAAAAGCCTTAGGTGCTGACGTTTTAACTTCGTTAAATCCAAGTCAATTAATGGTTAAAATCGTTCATGACGAATTAACTGAATTGATGGGAGGAAAGCAAGCTGATTTAGTGTCTGATGGTAATCCTGCTATTATTTTAATTGCTGGATTACAAGGATCTGGTAAAACAACTTTCTCAGGTAAATTAGCCAATTATTTAAAGACTTCTAGAAACAAAAAAGTATTGTTAGTTGCTGGTGACGTTTACCGTCCAGCTGCCATTAATCAATTACAGGTATTAGGAGAACAAATTGGTGTCGATGTATTTGCTGATTTAGAAAATAAAAATCCTGTAGAGATTGCTCAAAATGCGTTAGCTCAAGCAAAGCAAAATGGTAATAATGTCGTTATTATCGATACTGCTGGTCGTTTGGCGATTGATGAGCAAATGATGGACGAAATTCGTCGTGTTCATCAAACTGTACAACCAACAGAAACTTTATTCGTTGTGGACTCAATGACGGGTCAAGATGCTGTAAATACAGCAAAGGCTTTCAATGATGTATTGGATTACAATGGAGTTGTATTAACAAAGTTAGATGGAGATACGCGTGGTGGGGCTGCTTTAACGATTCGTACAGTTGTTGATAAACCAATTAAGTTTATTTCGACTGGTGAAAAAATGGAAGCTTTAGACATATTCTACCCTGAACGTATGGCAGATCGTATCCTAGGGATGGGAGACGTTGTATCGTTAGTAGAACGTGCGCAAGCGCAATTCGACGAAGAAGAAGCTAAACGTTTACAAAAGAAAATTGCTAAAAATAGTTTTGATTTTGATGATTTCTTAAAACAAATTCAACAAATCAAACGTATGGGTAATATGAAAGATTTAATCGGAATGATCCCAGGCGCTGGTAAAGCATTAAAGGATGTAGAGATTAATGACGATGCATTTAAAGGTGTTGAAGCGATTATCCACTCAATGACTCCAAAAGAGCGTCAAAACCCTAAAATCATTGACAATTCACGTAAGAAAAGAATTGCAGCAGGATCTGGAACATCATTACAAGAAGTAAATCAATTGTTGAAACAATTCTCTGAAATGGGGAAAATGATGAAATTCATGAATTCTTCTCAAGGAAAATCAATGATGGAGAAAATGGCTAAAAATATGCCAGCTGGTGGTTTCCCTGGGATGCCAGGAGGAATGCCTAAAATGTAA
- a CDS encoding PorV/PorQ family protein, with protein MKKIVFLISVLTTANISAQTARKYSNEFLNIGVDARSFAMGNAVVANIGNANASYWNPAGLTEVYWGVDATAMHAEYFQSIAKFDYAAVAIPLRESNSTVAFSLMRFGVDDILNTTELIDNQGNINYDKITKFSTADYALTMSYAGYFLGNKDIQVGANAKVVYRHIGKFAKGIGFGLDLGMQYRTDDGWYIGAMARDITTTFNAWKINYDELKPIIVDGPADSNETILNDLPAEGTELTLPKLQVGIGKKFQFDDRWSLLGEVDLGMEFQETNAALSMGNFSINPMIGFELGYDDMVFVRGGLNNLQQLEQFNGEKKTSIQPNVGVGFKFGGISIDYALTNFGDQGLGLYSNIFSMRLDFGHLRK; from the coding sequence TTGAAAAAAATTGTTTTCCTTATAAGTGTATTAACTACTGCTAACATTAGTGCACAAACGGCTCGTAAATACTCCAATGAATTTTTAAATATTGGTGTTGACGCTCGTTCGTTTGCCATGGGAAATGCTGTTGTAGCCAATATTGGTAATGCGAATGCGAGTTATTGGAATCCAGCTGGTTTAACGGAGGTATATTGGGGTGTTGATGCAACGGCTATGCACGCTGAATATTTTCAATCCATAGCAAAATTTGATTATGCGGCTGTAGCTATACCTTTACGTGAATCAAACTCCACTGTTGCGTTTTCTTTAATGCGTTTTGGTGTGGATGATATTCTAAATACAACGGAATTAATCGATAATCAAGGAAATATCAATTATGATAAAATCACTAAGTTTTCTACAGCAGACTATGCGCTAACAATGTCATATGCAGGTTACTTTTTAGGTAATAAAGATATTCAAGTTGGTGCAAATGCTAAAGTGGTTTATCGTCATATTGGGAAATTTGCTAAAGGAATCGGTTTTGGATTGGATTTAGGGATGCAATACCGCACTGATGATGGATGGTATATCGGTGCCATGGCTCGTGATATTACGACAACTTTTAATGCTTGGAAGATTAATTATGATGAATTAAAACCAATTATTGTGGATGGTCCAGCAGATTCAAATGAAACCATTTTAAACGATTTACCTGCAGAAGGAACAGAATTAACATTGCCTAAATTACAAGTTGGAATAGGGAAGAAGTTTCAGTTTGATGATCGCTGGTCATTGCTAGGAGAAGTTGATCTAGGCATGGAATTTCAAGAAACTAACGCTGCATTATCCATGGGGAATTTTTCGATTAATCCTATGATTGGTTTTGAGTTAGGATATGATGATATGGTATTTGTACGCGGTGGACTAAATAATTTACAACAATTAGAACAATTTAATGGAGAAAAAAAGACCAGTATACAACCTAATGTAGGTGTTGGTTTTAAGTTTGGAGGTATATCAATCGATTATGCGCTGACTAACTTCGGAGATCAAGGTCTTGGGTTGTACTCAAATATTTTTTCGATGAGACTAGATTTTGGACATTTGAGAAAATAA
- a CDS encoding sulfurtransferase, with the protein MKFTHPIISIDELQSILQDPHLILLDCSINKVNQKLDENNIQLIPNSYFLDIEHRFSDQKSELPHTLIDEIKFTKEAQFLGINTDSIIICYDRWGIYSSPRAWWMFKAMGHPNVYVLNGGLVAWKNAKLPTTKTYLPIENIGDFQAKLDEQWLANVNDVLDAIDQSSIKIIDARSTKRFNAEVDEPRPGLRKGHIKNAANLPFEMVLNDTSFKSEQELTELFKEFHTKKELIFSCGSGITASILALANHQINPKQTIKVYDGSWAEWGKDEELPIE; encoded by the coding sequence ATGAAATTTACACATCCTATTATTTCTATTGACGAATTACAATCCATTCTTCAAGATCCACACTTAATTCTTTTGGATTGTTCTATAAATAAAGTCAATCAAAAATTAGATGAGAATAATATTCAATTAATTCCAAATTCTTATTTCTTAGATATTGAACATCGATTTTCTGACCAAAAATCGGAACTACCCCACACGTTAATTGATGAAATCAAATTTACGAAAGAAGCTCAATTCCTTGGAATTAATACCGATAGTATCATCATTTGTTATGATCGTTGGGGAATATATTCAAGTCCAAGAGCATGGTGGATGTTTAAAGCAATGGGGCATCCAAATGTGTATGTTTTAAATGGTGGATTAGTTGCATGGAAAAATGCTAAGTTACCTACAACAAAAACCTATTTACCCATAGAAAATATTGGGGATTTTCAAGCAAAATTAGATGAGCAATGGTTAGCTAATGTAAACGATGTCTTAGACGCCATTGATCAATCTTCAATCAAAATAATTGATGCACGTTCAACGAAAAGATTTAATGCTGAGGTTGATGAGCCTAGACCAGGTTTAAGAAAAGGACATATTAAAAATGCTGCAAATCTTCCTTTTGAAATGGTTTTAAATGATACCTCTTTTAAATCCGAACAAGAATTAACTGAACTTTTCAAAGAATTTCATACTAAAAAAGAATTAATTTTTTCATGCGGATCCGGAATTACTGCTTCTATTTTAGCTTTAGCGAATCATCAAATTAATCCAAAACAAACGATAAAAGTATATGATGGTTCTTGGGCTGAATGGGGAAAAGATGAGGAATTACCAATTGAATAA